A genomic window from Ascaphus truei isolate aAscTru1 chromosome 1, aAscTru1.hap1, whole genome shotgun sequence includes:
- the IDNK gene encoding putative gluconokinase isoform X1, giving the protein MVIVVIMGVSGSGKTEVGSLLSSKLGWKFYDADDYHPLENKVKMSQGIPLNDQDRQPWLCKLHEIIMREAACGQHAVLACSALKRIYRTTLTTGKNPLLPESQQQDKKDDVSSKTCFIYLQGSMQMIAKRLQNRKGHFMPLALLESQFDTLEPPAAPELFINANVDRNISAIVSEIQKALDGTMNPQLATDTNSEAHGCDSYTQTP; this is encoded by the exons atggtgATAGTCGTGATCATGGGAGTGAGCGGGTCCGGGAA AACAGAAGTGGGATCGTTATTGTCAAGTAAG CTGGGATGGAAGTTCTATGATGCAGATGACTATCACCCTTTGGAGAACAAAGTGAAAATGTCTCAAGGAATACCATTAAATGATCAG GACAGGCAACCGTGGCTTTGCAAGTTGCATGAAATAATAATGAG AGAGGCGGCCTGTGGTCAGCATGCGGTGCTGGCGTGCTCCGCATTGAAGAGGATCTACAGAACAACACTGACGACTGGTAAAAACCCTTTGTTGCCTGAGAGCCAGCAACAAGACAAGAAGGATGATGTCTCCTCCAAGACATGTTTTATCTATTTGCAAGGGTCTATGCAAATGATCGCCAAGAGACTGCAGAACAGAAAAGGACACTTCATGCCCCTAGCATTGTTAGAGTCCCAATTTGACACGCTGGAGCCTCCGGCGGCACCAGAGCTTTTTATCAATGCCAACGTGGACAGGAATATTTCAGCAATCGTTTCTGAAATACAGAAGGCATTAGATGGTACAATGAATCCTCAGTTAGCCACAGACACAAACTCTGAGGCACATGGGTGTGACAGCTACACCCAGACACCATAA
- the IDNK gene encoding putative gluconokinase isoform X2 — MSQGIPLNDQDRQPWLCKLHEIIMREAACGQHAVLACSALKRIYRTTLTTGKNPLLPESQQQDKKDDVSSKTCFIYLQGSMQMIAKRLQNRKGHFMPLALLESQFDTLEPPAAPELFINANVDRNISAIVSEIQKALDGTMNPQLATDTNSEAHGCDSYTQTP, encoded by the exons ATGTCTCAAGGAATACCATTAAATGATCAG GACAGGCAACCGTGGCTTTGCAAGTTGCATGAAATAATAATGAG AGAGGCGGCCTGTGGTCAGCATGCGGTGCTGGCGTGCTCCGCATTGAAGAGGATCTACAGAACAACACTGACGACTGGTAAAAACCCTTTGTTGCCTGAGAGCCAGCAACAAGACAAGAAGGATGATGTCTCCTCCAAGACATGTTTTATCTATTTGCAAGGGTCTATGCAAATGATCGCCAAGAGACTGCAGAACAGAAAAGGACACTTCATGCCCCTAGCATTGTTAGAGTCCCAATTTGACACGCTGGAGCCTCCGGCGGCACCAGAGCTTTTTATCAATGCCAACGTGGACAGGAATATTTCAGCAATCGTTTCTGAAATACAGAAGGCATTAGATGGTACAATGAATCCTCAGTTAGCCACAGACACAAACTCTGAGGCACATGGGTGTGACAGCTACACCCAGACACCATAA